Proteins encoded together in one Benincasa hispida cultivar B227 chromosome 1, ASM972705v1, whole genome shotgun sequence window:
- the LOC120087638 gene encoding uncharacterized protein YwbO has translation MPPRIQLPLRLVSLPIPSSQFFQGECKYIRIMAESVGSRNMDKKLIQIDISSDTVCPWCFVGKKNLDKAISASQDQYEFELKWHPFQLNPSAPKEGIVKREYYRSKFGIQSQQMEARMAEVFRGLGLDYDMSGLTGNTLDSHKLIYLAGQQGLGKQHDLVEELCLGYFTQGKYIGDRNFLLECARKAGVEGAAEFLESPDNGVKEIKEELQKYSGKISGVPFYVINGKHKLSGAQPPEVFLRAFQVAGK, from the exons ATGCCGCCCCGTATTCAACTGCCACTGCGGTTGGTTTCTCTCCCAATTCCATCCTCTCAATTTTTCCAG GGAGAGTGCAAATATATTAGGATCATGGCTGAGTCAGTTGGGAGTAGGAACATGGATAAAAAGCTTATACAAATCGATATAAGCTCCGATACGGTTTGCCCGTGGTGCTTTGTTGGCAAAAAAAACCTTGACAAGGCAATATCTGCTTCTCAGGATCAATATGAGTTTGAG TTGAAGTGGCATCCCTTCCAGCTCAACCCTTCTGCTCCCAAAGAAGGCATTGTTAAGAGGGAATATTACAGGAGTAAGtttggaattcagtctcaacagATGGAAGCTCGGATGGCAGAG GTGTTTAGGGGTCTTGGATTGGATTATGACATGTCTGGACTGAC GGGAAATACTCTAGACAGCCACAAGCTTATATATTTGGCAGGTCAACAAGGTTTAGGCAAACAACATGATCTTGTGGAGGAGTTGTGCCTTGGATACTTCACTCAGGGAAAATACATTGGTGACCG GAACTTTCTTTTGGAATGTGCTAGAAAGGCGGGGGTTGAAGGAGCAGCAGAGTTTCTCGAGTCACCTGATAATGGAGTTAAGGAG ATCAAGGAGGAGCTTCAGAAGTACTCGGGAAAAATTTCAGGAGTTCCCTTTTATGTT ATCAATGGGAAGCACAAATTGAGTGGTGCTCAACCCCCTGAGGTTTTTCTAAGAGCTTTTCAAGTGGCAGGGAAGTGA